Proteins from one Cryptomeria japonica chromosome 4, Sugi_1.0, whole genome shotgun sequence genomic window:
- the LOC131875174 gene encoding uncharacterized protein LOC131875174 produces MRGAGGISKEAALLETQRNPGDMANVLDILVEKFKEFQASQEFSKEALTEAHEKTSKGMQEMESMRGYITGVTMRKPSEHWRPSVPLKGLRPIRARELQIDKHHQGRVLFGTLCVDSYRMVGIMTILEDQFGDAIRLAIYNTSLSTMETEGARKLYPKGSKVAVKQPYFKQGAQDVVLMLRVDNPEDVEILATLPGKAESPVVKELLELHSEGNKYFRDEDWNKAIEYYSRCIDLALSREKIEPQVPSASNIQEKVKEALVYSYSNRAEARIKLKEYRDAVQDCEKALGLHQKHLKSSFRKGRAFHSLGEYKLACQFFERALEQAPTANDIQLHYEKSMELSRQNQQGCGRGLFATDNAAMGDFLLVDNTIAFSGIETARFKGKLRKGMPCMIEVMTKLGHLKRDLEAKITSSAASCPRIMQQLEYLADSDEMKVPPMDLFRINNASWNNYDVFNQDWEPDHQKLEKIMRNVGCKVQSIESYSDTKRQNEQYGLWALPSFINHSCFPNANCIVVGEAMFVIAARKIVAGEEITIPYFDTLFPLFRRERTCRGMGFKCDCKRCMLERSLVIAEESPLQEIAEIVDSVDLTMPSDLDLWATAMQVENTIDVLSTEEKKMIRASYFPLYYNIFGLHRIHPYARTTLPSLREVFDGIQEVVPGNCMCFELFARFPVYAKNEDETKKVHLKKALEVCTTYMGKHEEGILKAVLNSVATDVFEPGLTLFGEHKCVDSGT; encoded by the exons ATGCGTGGTGCTGGGGGCATTAGCAAAGAAGCTGCATTGCTCGAGACTCAGAGAAACCCAGGAGATATGGCCAACGTTTTAGACATACTGGTTGAAAAATTTAAGGAGTTTCAGGCTTCGCAAGAGTTTTCCAAGGAAGCCTTGACAGAGGCACATGAGAAAACTTCAAAGGGCATGCAGGAGATGGAATCAATGCGAGGGTACATAACAGGGGTTACGATGAGGAAACCGTCGGAGCATTGGCGTCCTTCAGTCCCACTGAAAGGGCTGCGGCCCATTCGAGCAAGGGAGCTTCAAATTGACAAGCACCATCAAGGACGTGTTCTCTTCGGAACGCTGTGTGTTGATTCCTACAGAATGGTAGGCATTATGACTATCTTGGAAGATCAGTTTGGAGATGCTATTCGACTTGCAATATACAACACTTCCCTTTCCACAATGGAAACGGAAGGTGCCCGCAAGCTTTATCCCAAAGGCTCCAAGGTTGCAGTCAAACAGCCTTACTTCAAGCAAGGCGCCCAAGATGTTGTGCTTATGCTGCGCGTCGACAATCCTGAAGACGTCGAGATTTTGGCTACCTTACCAGGAAAGGCAGAAAGTCCTGTGGTCAAGGAATTGCTTGAATTACACAGTGAAGGCAACAAATACTTTCGGGATGAGGATTGGAACAAGGCAATTGAGTATTATTCCAGATGCATAGACTTGGCTCTCTCGCGGGAGAAAATTGAGCCCCAAGTTCCCTCTGCTTCCAACATCCAGGAGAAAGTGAAGGAGGCTCTTGTGTATTCTTATTCTAATCGGGCAGAGGCAAGGATTAAGCTGAAAGAGTACAGGGATGCTGTACAAGACTGTGAAAAGGCGTTAGGCCTTCATCAGAAGCATCTCAAATCCTCGTTTCGAAAAGGTCGAGCTTTCCATTCTCTTGGAGAATATAAGTTAGCTTGCCAATTCTTTGAAAGAGCCCTGGAGCAGGCCCCAACTGCTAACGACATCCAGTTGCACTATGAAAAATCTATGGAACTCAGCCGTCAGAACCAGCAAG GGTGCGGCAGAGGATTGTTTGCTACTGACAATGCAGCTATGGGAGATTTTCTGCTCGTGGACAACACCATTGCATTCAGCGGCATCGAGACAGCAAGATTCAAAGGGAAACTTCGGAAAGGCATGCCTTGTATGATAGAAGTGATGACAAAGCTAGGTCATCTTAAAAGAGATTTAGAGGCTAAAATCACTTCCTCTGCAGCATCATGTCCGAGGATAATGCAGCAGCTAGAGTACCTTGCTGATTCAGATGAAATGAAGGTGCCACCCATGGATCTGTTCCGGATAAATAATGCCAGCTGGAATAACTACGATGTTTTCAATCAAGATTGGGAGCCAGACCACCAGAAACTTGAAAAGATCATGCGAAATGTGGGGTGTAAAGTACAAAGTATTGAATCATATAGTGACACGAAAAGACAAAATGAGCAATATGGTTTGTGGGCACTTCCCTCTTTCATCAATCACTCCTGTTTTCCCAACGCCAATTGCATTGTTGTGGGAGAAGCCATGTTTGTTATAGCTGCAAGAAAAATTGTAGCTGGAGAAGAAATAACAATCCCTTACTTTGACACTCTTTTCCCATTGTTCAGACGAGAACGTACATGCAGGGGAATGGGATTTAAGTGTGATTGTAAGCGGTGTATGTTAGAAAGATCCTTAGTAATAGCCGAAGAGTCACCATTGCAGGAAATTGCTGAAATCGTTGACTCCGTAGACCTCACCATGCCTTCTGATCTTGACTTGTGGGCAACTGCTATGCAAGTGGAAAACACCATAGATGTCCTGTCCACTGAAGAAAAGAAAATGATAAGAGCATCTTATTTTCCGCTCTATTACAATATTTTTGGGTTACATCGTATTCATCCTTATGCCAGGACAACTTTACCTTCGCTGAGGGAAGTATTCGATGGCATCCAAGAGGTTGTTCCAGGGAATTGTATGTGCTTTGAGCTGTTTGCAAGGTTTCCTGTTTATGCGAAGAATGAAGATGAAACAAAGAAAGTTCATTTGAAGAAGGCATTGGAAGTATGCACAACGTATATGGGAAAGCACGAAGAAGGGATTCTAAAAGCTGTGTTGAACTCCGTTGCGACAGACGTCTTCGAACCGGGACTTACTTTGTTTGGC GAACATAAATGTGTAGATTCTGGTACATag